In the genome of Salinispirillum sp. LH 10-3-1, one region contains:
- a CDS encoding EAL domain-containing protein, with the protein MLNRTLYKCLLFFLLATPLSIIAHGVSPVELDTHFVEKRLNQQAQWLLVDQAQWHPENIADPGVPWQAGAPPRGFRATGEQRLWYRVELSNTTDKPLTLVVDAMEPLIGEFDLVWVDGHDAAPLQVSAGTWRTAEQGLLADVRWAVPITLSPHTTGYLYTSAHHVGHNQIPLLLSHSEHYEQTRFWRLTLLGLFHGVLLIVSLYSLLLFTVTRQRIYLFYTMLGLVMNLYFLFVGGLGNMFSWVPSGGFAHRVMQICICLHITLVAATPVYLRQLKQRSPLLPSERLLLTGAALAALTLLAALSPWYVALTLPTLIVALAVTIVVMAHNAYLWLVLHKDTFRTVTYAWATYSVGIVLVLGNRLEWLPRNAWTDFGIHIGAITTFSLLYLSLNNQMRRERDKRIKAQQSSIDTLLRFQRLYMNAEEGFATVTETGLIQDANPAFCRFFDCTDFNELQTSGNTDLTQMLDDPQDFTDLHNEVFKHGKMPGREIRMLTPENRELWVLVLAWLEGDQRETVIKCSFIDITGRKAFEQRLSYLATHDAMTGLLNRRSLLSAIQQATDQSVAAQASWGLICLNMDNFRLINTQCGHEQGDKALMQAANGIVSVLPARASAARTGPDEFSILLPESDQTATMAVAERLRRHALTTPFLHQSQTYQLVASIGVTTFTAGKQSPDDILARADTACQASKEQGGNQVSFYTETNADLQRRQTMSAWVTEIYSALSESRFLLTRQTIKPLSLKEPGKHYEVLLRLQLPDGRIAAPGEFLPSAERYGLMEAIDRWVITHFFRWLSDNPLELASLHRASVNLSGQSLSSPEIVPFIRTQFAEYGIPFEKICFEITESMAVTRIDITQQFISELSAIGCSFSLDDFGTGYSSYSYLKHMPVRYLKIDGSFVRNMLTTASDYAMVKSINEVAQSMNLQTIAEFVENEELEFALKGLGVHFGQGYGISKPEVLPRQEAYVQVMSSDSSR; encoded by the coding sequence TGAACCGGACACTCTATAAGTGCCTGCTGTTTTTTTTGCTGGCAACACCGCTGTCTATCATCGCCCACGGCGTGTCGCCGGTAGAGCTCGACACGCATTTCGTGGAAAAGCGGCTGAATCAACAGGCACAATGGTTGCTGGTCGACCAGGCCCAATGGCACCCAGAGAACATCGCCGACCCGGGCGTCCCGTGGCAAGCCGGTGCCCCACCCAGAGGCTTTCGGGCAACAGGTGAACAGCGTCTGTGGTATCGCGTTGAGCTGAGCAATACCACCGACAAGCCACTCACCTTAGTTGTCGACGCCATGGAGCCGTTGATCGGCGAATTCGATTTGGTATGGGTCGATGGTCACGATGCCGCGCCACTGCAAGTCTCGGCTGGCACTTGGCGGACCGCCGAACAAGGCCTGTTGGCGGATGTACGCTGGGCTGTTCCTATTACCTTGTCCCCACACACCACTGGCTATCTTTACACCTCGGCGCATCACGTCGGACACAATCAAATCCCACTGCTGCTCTCCCACAGTGAGCACTACGAGCAGACTCGGTTTTGGCGATTGACCTTGCTGGGGTTATTCCATGGTGTCTTGCTCATAGTCTCGCTCTACAGCCTGCTTCTGTTCACCGTTACGCGTCAACGCATCTACCTGTTCTACACCATGCTTGGCCTGGTCATGAACCTCTACTTTCTGTTCGTGGGCGGCCTTGGCAATATGTTCTCCTGGGTACCCAGCGGGGGTTTTGCGCATCGGGTAATGCAGATCTGCATCTGCCTCCACATTACATTGGTGGCCGCTACACCGGTCTATTTGCGGCAATTAAAACAGCGCTCGCCGCTGTTACCCAGTGAGCGCCTGTTGCTGACGGGCGCAGCTCTGGCTGCCCTCACCTTGCTGGCAGCACTCAGCCCGTGGTATGTAGCGCTGACACTGCCCACCCTGATCGTCGCATTGGCGGTCACAATCGTGGTGATGGCTCACAACGCTTATCTCTGGCTAGTCCTGCATAAGGACACCTTTCGCACCGTCACCTACGCTTGGGCGACCTACTCGGTCGGTATCGTCTTGGTGCTGGGTAATCGCCTTGAGTGGCTACCGCGCAATGCATGGACCGATTTCGGCATCCACATCGGTGCCATTACCACTTTTTCATTATTGTACTTGTCGCTCAATAACCAAATGCGCCGAGAGCGCGACAAGCGCATTAAAGCCCAACAGTCCTCCATTGATACCTTGCTGCGCTTCCAGCGCTTGTATATGAACGCTGAAGAAGGTTTTGCGACCGTCACTGAAACGGGTCTTATTCAGGACGCCAACCCGGCGTTTTGTCGCTTTTTCGATTGCACTGATTTCAACGAACTGCAGACCTCAGGCAATACCGATTTAACGCAAATGCTGGATGACCCGCAGGACTTCACCGACCTCCACAACGAGGTCTTTAAACACGGCAAGATGCCGGGGCGCGAAATCCGCATGCTGACCCCGGAGAACAGGGAGCTCTGGGTACTGGTACTGGCCTGGCTGGAAGGCGATCAACGCGAAACGGTCATCAAATGCAGTTTCATCGACATCACCGGGCGCAAAGCCTTCGAGCAGCGCTTGTCGTACTTAGCCACGCACGATGCCATGACGGGGCTGCTCAATCGGCGCAGTTTGTTGAGCGCCATTCAACAAGCCACCGATCAGTCAGTCGCTGCGCAGGCATCATGGGGCTTGATCTGCCTGAACATGGATAACTTTCGTCTGATCAATACCCAGTGCGGCCATGAACAAGGTGACAAGGCCTTAATGCAGGCCGCCAATGGCATTGTATCTGTGCTGCCAGCGCGGGCGTCGGCAGCGCGTACCGGGCCAGATGAGTTTTCGATATTGCTCCCTGAGTCAGACCAGACTGCCACCATGGCGGTGGCGGAACGCTTGCGTCGGCACGCTTTGACAACACCCTTCTTGCATCAAAGCCAAACCTACCAGTTAGTAGCCAGCATCGGCGTGACAACCTTTACCGCTGGCAAACAAAGCCCGGATGACATTTTGGCGCGCGCGGATACAGCCTGCCAGGCATCGAAGGAACAAGGTGGTAATCAAGTGAGTTTTTACACCGAAACCAATGCTGATTTGCAGCGCCGCCAAACCATGTCGGCATGGGTGACTGAGATCTACAGCGCCTTATCGGAAAGCCGTTTTCTGCTGACCCGGCAGACCATCAAACCGCTGTCGCTGAAGGAACCCGGAAAGCACTATGAAGTATTGCTGCGCCTGCAACTGCCCGATGGCCGCATTGCAGCACCGGGTGAGTTCCTGCCCTCCGCCGAGCGCTACGGATTGATGGAGGCGATTGATCGCTGGGTGATCACTCACTTCTTCCGCTGGCTCAGCGACAACCCACTTGAATTAGCAAGCCTGCATCGCGCCAGCGTAAATCTCAGTGGTCAGTCGCTCAGCTCGCCGGAAATTGTGCCCTTTATTCGCACCCAGTTCGCGGAATACGGCATTCCATTCGAGAAGATCTGTTTTGAAATCACCGAGAGCATGGCAGTGACACGCATCGATATTACCCAGCAGTTTATTTCAGAGCTGAGTGCCATTGGCTGCTCGTTCTCACTGGACGATTTTGGCACTGGTTATTCTTCGTACAGCTATCTGAAACACATGCCGGTACGGTATCTGAAGATTGACGGCAGCTTTGTGCGTAACATGTTAACCACGGCTTCAGACTACGCCATGGTGAAGTCGATCAAT